From Malus sylvestris chromosome 1, drMalSylv7.2, whole genome shotgun sequence:
aaaattaatttattagagttaaacaaaaaaatttgttttcaaaaaacaaacttACATGGTACACACATTCAAGgcatacaaaaaaataatattttgtaaataGTATTCGCTCTTGCTCTTCCTCGCCTTAAAATGGTGGTCTTGCACAAAGACATTTCAATGAATAGGAAGAGCAACTTCACAGTTCTTGTCCTTGCCTTCCTAAAACGGTTGGAGATATTCTAACCAACAAAGGTAATAACATATCAAGATCATctcctgagcagatggagaggatcctcctgatcaaGCCCATCAGGCcattcaatttttatccaacggctataattattataacttttagagaaaCCTCcagtttgtaaccgttggataaaaattgaatgGTCCGATGGACctgatcaggaggatcctctcaatatgctcaggagaggatcctgatccggTAATAACAACACCAATTCTGACTCACATCACATATAGCAATTAGCAGCACACGTAAAGTATCAAAACTCGACCAACTAAATTGTTTGCCACTTTTAAAATGGCATACAAAAAGTGTTTTAACTGGGTTCAACCAACTCCGGCCGGACCCAATAGCAATCATTCTGACATAACCGGCCGGTTCAAAAAGAATTACGTAAGAGGATCAACCTTATCCAAAAGAATCCAAAAATCCAAATActttcccaatttccaattgCAAATATGAAATCTCCCCAATATTCTCATAACTGCCATTTCTTCACAGCCAAACTACCTTGGCTTTCCTTATTAACTACCTAACCTCCATGGACAAACTAGCTCCATTTCACCACCTCTCCACACCTTTCCTCTTAAACCCGACAATCTTCAACCCCCCAAGAACCCAAAAAGCTCCAGGCTTTACCTTATTGGATGACTTGGGTCAGGTCAAAACTCTGAATTTAGTGAAAGCAAGGCATGCCCAGATGATAAAATTGTCTAAAAAGAGTAACATGGATGCCAAGGGAAATAATTTGGTCACATATTACTTGGAATTTGGTGATTGTAGGTCTGCTGCAATGGCTTTGTTTGCCAGCTCAGCACAAAACTATCACTCATGGAGTTCTTGCCTAGATGAACTTAGAAGATTTGGGGGGGACCCACAAATTCTTGAGCTTTTTTGTGAGTTTCATGGAGGTGGAGCGATGTTTAATAGCAAagttttttgtgttgttttggaAATCTGTGCAAGTTTGAAGAAGTTGTGGCTTGGGGTGGAAATTCATGGGTATTTGATCAAAAGGGGTTTTGAATTTGATGTGTATTTGAAGTGTGCATTGATCAATTTTTATGAGAGTTGTTGGGGCATAGAAAGTGCCAACCAaatgtttgatgaaatgcctgAGAAGGAAGATATTTTATGGAATGAGGTAATCAAGCTCAACTTGAAGAATGGGAGATGGGTGAAGGCATTGGAATTGTTCAGAAGTATGCAGTTTTCACGTGCTGAAGCAAACAGTTCTACAATTGTCAAAGAACTACAAGCTTGTGGAAAAGTTAGAGCTCTCAATGCAGGAAAGCAGATTCATGGGTATGTTTTAAGATGGGCATTGGATTCAGATTTGTCAATATGCAATTCACTTATTAGCATGTATTCAAGAAATGACAGATTAGAATCAGCTAGGAAAGTTTTTAATTCAATGAAAGATCGTAACTTATCGACGTGGAACTCGATTATCTCTTCTTATGCTTCACTTGGTTGTTTGAATGATgcttggattcttttccatgaAATGGAATTGTCTTATGTGAAGCCAGACATTGTGACTTGGAATTGCCTTCTGTCAGGACATTTTAACCATGGCTCATATGAAGCTGTCCTGGTGGTTTTGCAGCGAATGCAAAAAGCGGGCTTTAAGCCAAATTCAAGCTCTATCACTAGTGTTCTTCAAGCGGTTACTGAGTTATGTGTCTTGAAACATGGGAAAGAAGTTCATGGTTTCGTGATAAGAAATGGGCTTGATGAGTATGATGTTTACGTAGGAACTTCGTTGGTAGACATGTATGTGAAGAATGATTGTTTGTCCAGTGCTCGAAATGTTTTTGATAATATGAAGAACAAGAACATTTTTGCTTGGAATTCATTGATCTCAGGGTATTCCTTCAAGGGTATTTTCAAAGATGCTGAAAGACTATTACATAACATGAGTCAGGAAGGAATCAAGCCCGACTTAGTTACATGGAATGGTCTGGTTTCGGGGTATGCAATGAGGGGCCTCCATAAGGAAGCTTTGGCTGTGATTCATCGGATTAAAAGTTCAGGGTTAACTCCTAATGTGGTTTCATGGACTGCTCTTATATCAGGCTGCTCGCACAATGAGAATTACGCAGGCTCACTCAAGTTTTTCATCCAAATGCAAAAAGAAGGTATCAGGGCAAACTCTGCCACCATATCCATCCTACTTAAAGCTTGTGCAGGCCTATCATTGTTGCACAAGGGTGAAGAGATACATTGTCTCAGTATACGAAAAGGTTTCGTTGAGGATGTATATGTAGCCACAGGACTCATCGACATGTACTGTAAGGCAGGTGATTTCAGAAGTGCCCATGAGGTTTTTAGGAGGACTAAGAACAAGACTTTAGCTTCTTGGAACTGCATGATTATGGGGTTTGCCATTTATGGCTTTGGGAAAGAGGCTATTTCTCTTTTCGAAGAAATGCGAGGAGTAGGTGTGCAGCCAGATGCTATAACCTTTACAGCTCTGCTCTCTGGTTGCAAGAACTCGGTCTTAGTTGATGAAGGATGGAACTTGTTTGATAGTATGACAACCGATTATAACATAGCTCCGACAATTGAGCATTTCTCTTGCATGGTAGATCTTCTCGGAAGAGCTAGTTATCTTGACGAAGCTTGGGATTTTATACAAACGATGCCATTAAAGCCGGATGCAACCATATGGGGTGCTTTCCTCACATCCTGTCGAATCCACAAAAACTTGAGGTTTGCAGAGATTGCAGCAAAGAATCTCTTTGAGTTGGAACCTCATAATCCAGCCAATTATGTCTTGAtgatgaacttatattcaatgTCAAATAGATGGGAGGATGTAGAGCGTCTTAAAGATTTGATGAAGAATGCCGGGGTGAAAAACGGGCCTGTGTGGAGCTGGATACAAATTGATCAGACAGTTCATGTGTTCTCTGCCGAAGGGAAACCTCATACCGATGCAGGAGAAATATATTTTGAATTGTATCATCTGGTTCATGAGATGAAGAAATTCGGGTATGAGCCTGACGTTAGCTGTGTAc
This genomic window contains:
- the LOC126621496 gene encoding pentatricopeptide repeat-containing protein At4g01030, mitochondrial; this encodes MDKLAPFHHLSTPFLLNPTIFNPPRTQKAPGFTLLDDLGQVKTLNLVKARHAQMIKLSKKSNMDAKGNNLVTYYLEFGDCRSAAMALFASSAQNYHSWSSCLDELRRFGGDPQILELFCEFHGGGAMFNSKVFCVVLEICASLKKLWLGVEIHGYLIKRGFEFDVYLKCALINFYESCWGIESANQMFDEMPEKEDILWNEVIKLNLKNGRWVKALELFRSMQFSRAEANSSTIVKELQACGKVRALNAGKQIHGYVLRWALDSDLSICNSLISMYSRNDRLESARKVFNSMKDRNLSTWNSIISSYASLGCLNDAWILFHEMELSYVKPDIVTWNCLLSGHFNHGSYEAVLVVLQRMQKAGFKPNSSSITSVLQAVTELCVLKHGKEVHGFVIRNGLDEYDVYVGTSLVDMYVKNDCLSSARNVFDNMKNKNIFAWNSLISGYSFKGIFKDAERLLHNMSQEGIKPDLVTWNGLVSGYAMRGLHKEALAVIHRIKSSGLTPNVVSWTALISGCSHNENYAGSLKFFIQMQKEGIRANSATISILLKACAGLSLLHKGEEIHCLSIRKGFVEDVYVATGLIDMYCKAGDFRSAHEVFRRTKNKTLASWNCMIMGFAIYGFGKEAISLFEEMRGVGVQPDAITFTALLSGCKNSVLVDEGWNLFDSMTTDYNIAPTIEHFSCMVDLLGRASYLDEAWDFIQTMPLKPDATIWGAFLTSCRIHKNLRFAEIAAKNLFELEPHNPANYVLMMNLYSMSNRWEDVERLKDLMKNAGVKNGPVWSWIQIDQTVHVFSAEGKPHTDAGEIYFELYHLVHEMKKFGYEPDVSCVHQNIDEAEKKKLLLSHTEKLAITYGLMNTKSGELIRVIKNTRVCSDCHTAAKYMSLARKREILLKDGVRFHRFSEGECTCNDCW